The Clostridium beijerinckii genomic sequence GCCTTCCTTTGGAGCTCTCGCTTTCATCTTAGGGTCAACCTTAGTATCAATAGGTGCAGTAGTTATAAGTGCACCTATTGCTATTGCTTTGGCGATATTTGTGAATGTCATATCAAGCAAATTTGGGAGAAAGATAATTAAACCTTCATTAGAAGTATTAGTTGGAATACCTTCTGTTGTTTATGGTTGGGTCGGTATCTCTGTGTTAGTACCATTTATAAAAGGAAGTTTTGGAGGAATGGGATTTTCTTTAATCGCAGGGATTTTAGTTTTATCATTAATGATTTTACCAACTATAGCAACGTTATCTATAGATGCTATAAAAACAATACCTCAAGATCACATTGAGGCATCATATGGCCTTGGAGCTACAAGATGGCAGACGATTTATAGGATAATAGTTCCAGGCGCCAAATCAGGGATATTAACAGGTGTAGTACTTGGTATTGCAAGGGCTTTTGGAGAAGCGTTAGCAGTTCAAATGGTAATTGGTAACACTGTAAAGATACCTGATAGTATCACTTCCTCAATGGCAACATTAACAAGTATAATAACAATGGATATGGCTAATACTGTCGGCGGAACGCCATGGAATGATGCATTATGGACATTAGCATTAATTTTACTTGTGATTTCTTTTATATTTATAGTTATAGTAAGAGTAATTGAGAAAAGGAGTGCGGTATAATGAATGCAAAAAAAGTAGATAAAATTGCGACAGTTATATTTTATATAATAAGTATGTTCATAGTGGTTTTACTTGGTGCATTTATTTTATATATTTTATATAAAGGTGGAAGTATGTTAAAACCGTCATTCCTTTTTGGTAATCCAAAGCTTACAGGAGCAGGAGGAGGAATAGCACCGCAATTATTTAATTCATTTTATATGCTTGTTATTTCTTTGGTTATAACAATTCCTATTGGTGTTGGAGCGGGAATTTATT encodes the following:
- the pstC gene encoding phosphate ABC transporter permease subunit PstC; translation: MEKRSFKERLKNEYLGQGFARLCAILIIVITISIIVFIASKGIRIFTKDGYSVTEFLFTNNWKPNKGGEPSFGALAFILGSTLVSIGAVVISAPIAIALAIFVNVISSKFGRKIIKPSLEVLVGIPSVVYGWVGISVLVPFIKGSFGGMGFSLIAGILVLSLMILPTIATLSIDAIKTIPQDHIEASYGLGATRWQTIYRIIVPGAKSGILTGVVLGIARAFGEALAVQMVIGNTVKIPDSITSSMATLTSIITMDMANTVGGTPWNDALWTLALILLVISFIFIVIVRVIEKRSAV